The DNA window CTCCTAGGTATAGATTGCCCCTGACAGGATCGGTTTGACTTAGTATTTCAGCAGAAGATAAGGTTTGATCGGCATATTGTTTAATACTCTTCCAGTCTTTGTCGGTATAAGCCAAAGAAGCAAGCAGCGCTGAAGCTAGAGGCTCATTCGGTTCTTTAACCTTAGCCTGATTTAATTCCTTTCTAACAGTTTGATAATCTCCTTGAAGAAAAATTGTTTTAAAAGCTTTTTCAGTATGCTCACCAATATCACGAGCATTTTTTACTCGAAAGGGATCTTTTGCCCAGGCAGAATTACTGCCAAAAGTTAATAACATTGCTACTGTTATTGGCATGAGCAATAGCTTTTTTTTATGCTGTTTCTGTAGATTTAATAAATTCATATATAGCAAATAATATTTATTAGTAAGATTTTGAATTAAAGACGTAATTGTTAATAATTTGTTGCTTTAAAAAACTAGAATAATATATTTAATCATTCCCGATCCAGTTTAAAAAGTTACTTAATCTAAGTGCGTATAATCAAAAAAGAAAACTCTAGTTTATAAGTTTATGCTGCGTCTGCAAAATCTGGTTTATCATCCTCCAGCAACTCCTCAACCGATTCTAAACGATATTAACCTAGAGCTACCAGCCCAGCAGCTAGGATTAATCGTCGGGGCGAGTGGTTCAGGCAAAACCACTATCTTAGAAATCTTGGCAGGATTAGCCGAACCGACCAAAGGTAAAATTTATTGGCGTACTAAACAACTAACCAATCTAGAACTACAGCAGCTAGCAGGCTTAGTCTTTCAGTTTCCCGAACGGCATTTTTGTGGCGGGACAGTATTAGAAGAGTTACGCCTAGGTCATCCCGAATTAGACTTAAAAAGAGTCAGAGATGCTTTAAGCGAGGTAGGATTAGATCAGATATCTCTCCAGATATCACCTCACGCCCTCAGCGGAGGACAACAGCGTCGTTTAGCATTGGCAGTACAGCTAATTCGCCAGCCTAATATACTGATGCTGGATGAACCAACAGCAGGGTTAGATTGGTCAATGCGAATTCAGTTAGCCAAACTGTTAGCCAAATTAAAGCAGCATTGGACTTTACTGGTGGTAACTCACGATCCTGGAGAACTAATTGAAATAGCCGATCGCTGTTGGACGATCAATCATGGCGTTTTACAACCGATGGAGCCAACTGCCTTGAACCGATAATTCTATAAGTCTATGAGTCAAATTGAAACCAACTTACTGCCTCCAATGAACCAGGTTTGGTCGCAAACTCTTAATTGGCAACCCAACAATACTCAAGAGCAACTATTTCAACAGGTTTATCAAGAGGTACTAGAGGGAAATCGCCAGCAAAATTTGACACGCATCACTTCCCCTGAAGACTTTTGGGAAAAGCATCTGTGGGATTCTTTGTCAGGCATAATTGGCTTAGAGGAAATTTTAGCTCATAAACTACAGATTATTGACGTGGGTACTGGGGCTGGGTTTCCTGGTATTCCTTTGGCGATCGCTTTTCCCCATTGGCGCATTACGCTACTCGACTCAACCCGTAAGAAAATTACTTTTGTCAACGATTTAATTGCCAAACTACAGCTCAATAACGCGACAGGAATAGTCGCCAGAGCAGAAGCATTAGGCAGAATTCCAGGCGATCGCGCTAGCTATGATCTGGCATTAGTTAGAGCAGTAAGTAAGCCTTCTGTCTGTGCTGAATACGGTCTTCCTTTTGTCAAACAAGGGGGATTAGCCGTTCTTTATCGGGGACATTGGAGTGATGAAGATACAGCAAGTCTGGCAGCAGCAGCAGCTCAATTAGGCGGCAAGATTGAACTGATTCATCGTTGGGAAACTCCTCTAAGCAAAGGCATTCGTCACTGTATTTATCTCCGCAAGCATTCTGCCACGTCTAAAAAATTCCCTCGCGCCGTGGGTATTCCCGACAAGCAACCACTTTAAACAATAGGGTTGGTCTCTATATAATTGAAATTGTTGGTGTAGATTAATTGAATGTCAGAGATTAAAACATAATGACCAATTTAGCTCAAATTTTAGATCAAGCAATGAATTTGCCCCTAGAACAACAAGAAATGTTGCTGCAAATATTACAACGTCGGCTAATGGAACAACGTAGAAATGAGATTGCTCAAGATGCGAAATTATCACTAGCTGAATTTAAAACAGGTAAGCTCAAAATTCAAACTGCAACGGAAGCGATCTCTGAACTACGAGAATTTATCCAGCATGAATAATGAGTAAAATCGTTATATCGAGTAAATTTAAACGAGCATTTCGTAAATTTACTCGCCGTAATCCAAAACTACAGGCAAAAATCGAAAATGTAATTATTAAACTGTCTGAAGATATTTTAGATCCTGCTTTGGGAACTCATAAATTAGA is part of the Pleurocapsa minor HA4230-MV1 genome and encodes:
- a CDS encoding energy-coupling factor ABC transporter ATP-binding protein — protein: MLRLQNLVYHPPATPQPILNDINLELPAQQLGLIVGASGSGKTTILEILAGLAEPTKGKIYWRTKQLTNLELQQLAGLVFQFPERHFCGGTVLEELRLGHPELDLKRVRDALSEVGLDQISLQISPHALSGGQQRRLALAVQLIRQPNILMLDEPTAGLDWSMRIQLAKLLAKLKQHWTLLVVTHDPGELIEIADRCWTINHGVLQPMEPTALNR
- the rsmG gene encoding 16S rRNA (guanine(527)-N(7))-methyltransferase RsmG translates to MSQIETNLLPPMNQVWSQTLNWQPNNTQEQLFQQVYQEVLEGNRQQNLTRITSPEDFWEKHLWDSLSGIIGLEEILAHKLQIIDVGTGAGFPGIPLAIAFPHWRITLLDSTRKKITFVNDLIAKLQLNNATGIVARAEALGRIPGDRASYDLALVRAVSKPSVCAEYGLPFVKQGGLAVLYRGHWSDEDTASLAAAAAQLGGKIELIHRWETPLSKGIRHCIYLRKHSATSKKFPRAVGIPDKQPL
- a CDS encoding type II toxin-antitoxin system mRNA interferase toxin, RelE/StbE family — protein: MSKIVISSKFKRAFRKFTRRNPKLQAKIENVIIKLSEDILDPALGTHKLDGKLADLLSCSCGYDCRIIFAIEKEQEINETLIILLDIGTHDEVY